Proteins found in one Flavobacterium channae genomic segment:
- a CDS encoding DUF3108 domain-containing protein codes for MKKVILLLVLFVTTNSFVEQENAYTTGEWFKLRIHYGLVNAGYATLEIKDAVKNNKRVHHVVGKGWTVGMTKFFFKVEDNYESYFDKQTMKPYQFVRKIDEGGYTKNQEGFFDQDKNTVLVKDYKKKTEKTFSVPENVQDIVSSFYYLRNHPKIDKLKVGESIAIDMFFDDETTKFKLKFVGREDIKTKFGKVSCMIFKPYVQAGRVFKEEESLTVWISDDDNKIPIRLKASLAVGSLKADLEAFKGLKNSFVVKVEK; via the coding sequence ATGAAAAAAGTTATCTTATTATTGGTTCTTTTCGTGACTACGAATTCTTTCGTTGAACAAGAAAATGCATACACTACTGGAGAATGGTTTAAACTTCGAATTCACTACGGATTGGTTAATGCTGGTTATGCCACATTAGAAATTAAAGATGCCGTTAAAAACAACAAAAGAGTACATCATGTAGTAGGAAAAGGTTGGACTGTAGGTATGACTAAGTTTTTCTTTAAAGTTGAAGATAATTACGAAAGTTATTTTGACAAGCAAACCATGAAGCCGTATCAATTTGTTAGAAAAATTGATGAAGGTGGTTATACTAAAAATCAAGAAGGTTTTTTTGATCAAGATAAAAACACAGTATTAGTAAAAGATTACAAAAAGAAAACAGAAAAAACATTTTCGGTTCCTGAAAACGTTCAGGATATTGTGTCTTCATTTTACTATTTGAGAAATCATCCTAAAATTGATAAACTTAAAGTAGGCGAATCAATTGCAATAGATATGTTTTTTGATGATGAAACCACAAAGTTTAAGTTAAAATTTGTTGGTCGAGAAGATATAAAAACTAAATTTGGAAAAGTTTCTTGTATGATATTCAAACCTTATGTTCAGGCTGGAAGAGTCTTTAAAGAAGAAGAAAGCTTAACTGTTTGGATATCAGATGATGATAATAAAATTCCTATTCGTTTAAAAGCAAGCTTAGCAGTAGGTTCTTTAAAAGCCGATTTAGAAGCTTTTAAAGGATTAAAAAATTCATTTGTAGTTAAAGTAGAAAAATAA